ACTGACCGCTCATCCCTGTTCCCACGCCTCTACGGACGCGGGCCGTTGGACTCATGCACGTACCTGTTCCGAGCCTGGGGCTTCTCGGGGCTGCCACTGGGAGCGGCCACCCTCTTACCCGGCGCTGCCTGCTCCCCGCAGCAGTTCCAGGCCGAGCGGTGTGCAGGAATGCCAGACGGCCTTGCCGTCGCGCTGAGTGACGATGAGGCGGGCGTCCCGGAGGATCTTGGTGTGCTCGGAGGCGGAGGACTTGCTGATGCCCAGCTCCTTGGCGATGTCCGACGTACTGTGTTCGCGCGGGAGAAGGTCCAGGATTGCTGCCCGAGTGCGGCCCAGCAGGACACGCAGGGGATCGGCAGGGCCCTCTTCCAGCAACGGAAGCGCGGTGACGCCCGGGTAGATCAGGATGCTGGGCGCGTCGTCGTGGAGAGCCACCATCGGCCTGGACCACAGAACGGACGGCAGCAGCACCACGCCATGACCCGATAGGGCGACGGCGGTGTCATCGGGTCGGGGGAAGACGAGCGTCGTTCCTTCCCATCTGCCGCCGCCCGCGAGTCCGGCCAGCGTCGTACGGATGCCGTCTCTGGCCAGAAGCCGTGTACGCCAGGCGCGTTCAGCCTGAAAGCCCGCCTCGATACGGCTCCAGGACTCGTTGATCAGCGCTGAGTGGGCCGTACGTAGAGCGTGTTCGAGGATCTGCCAGGCATCCCGCTCCTGAGCGGCGAGATCCTTGATCCACGGGGTGACCGGCCGGTGCGCGGGGTACACCCGGTCGAGTTCGGCCCGCACACGGGCGGGGGGTGTCGCTCGGATCCGGTAGAGCCCGTCCTCGAGCCCTTCGCTGAGCGGGTCGAGGAACATCGGGCCCCGCGCCGTGGGAGGCACCAGACCGAACAGGGCGGTCGCCTCCCGGGGAAAGGCCTCCCGTGTTTTCCGCTGCCAGCGCGCGAACTGCGCAACCGCACCTCGCTGGAGCAATGCCACGGCGAAGCCCAGTTCCATCAGCGGCGCGGGATCGGCCGCGAACGTCACTCGTAGCAGGTCTTCGGCAGTGAAGTGCAGCCGCAGCAAACGTCCTCCCCTCATTGGTCAAACGGGCCGCGCGACATTCAACGTCCTTTCCGCCTAGGACAGTTCGGCTACCGCCGAAACCATCGCGGCCTCCGATGCGAAGTGGCGAGCATGGAGCGCACGAACACGACCGATGTTCTCGGTGGCCCCGGCATGCCAAAAGGGGCTGCCCAGCCAGATTGCGGGCACGAAAGAGCCGATCCACCGGGCGCCGCTTGCCGACTTCAAGGAGGACACATGCCGAAGAGGCTGGCTGCCCGTATCGGCGCCATGGTGCCGGGCTCAGGCACCGTGCTCGCCGCTCAGGCCTCCGGGCGACGGTCGGCCAGGGGCACGCGCGATCTTGTTCTTGCTGTTCCTGGCCGCGCTGGCCGGTTGCGCGAAGGCGGAGCCTGCCACACGAGAACCCCGCCCTCGAAGGGTCATGGCGTCCAGCTGCATATCCCTACCAGCAATCCAGGGAGTGGCCGCAGTCACCCTTCGTTCCTTGCGGGCAGAAAGCGTGCACAACTCCAAGCTTCCACAAAAGAAAAGAGGACAGCCATGCGAAAGACGCTGGCCGCAGCCGCAGGATCCACGCTGCTGGTGCTCGGCGGTCTCACCGCAGCGCCCGCCACAGCGAACTCCGACGAAAGCGCGGAGCCGCTCATCACCTGTGCGGCCGGAGATACGTGCTTCTGGGTGAACAGCAACTACGGCGGGGCCCGGGGCCGCGTCGCGGGCGACAACCCCAACTTCAGGAGCTTCACGCAGAGTCAGTGCCCTGGCGGCACCTGGAACGACTGCATCAGTTCCATCGCCAACCGCGGCAGGGACTGCACGGTCTACTACTGGACGGACGCCGGTTACAACGGCCGCTATCACAGCCTCGGCAGGAACGACCAGGTTCCTGACTTCGGGGCGGCGCCGCCCGTCGGATACAACGACCCGGCGTTCAACGACACGATCAGCTCCAACCACTGGTGCAAGCCGAAGTGATGAGGCGCCCCCCAAGGGTGCTGTGGCTCACCATGGCCGCCCTTGCCGCGGTGTCCGGCTGCGCCTCGGCGCAGCCGGACACCGCGGCAACACCGCTGCCGAAGCCGCCCGCGTTCAGCGGGCGGTTGAGTCCCGAGGCGCTCGACATGGTTACCCGGTCGGGGAGTTGGCCGCGAGCCCAGCAGACACTGGATACGGCGGTCAACAAGCTCGTCCACCGGTGTATGAAAGACAAGGGCTTCACCTACCCCGCAAAACGGGCCCCGCTCCCCACATCGCTCGACGACACCGCCGCAGTCGTGGACCTCCCCGGCCGCAGGAGGCACGGCTACGCCATCGCCACCACTCCCCGGCAGTCGGGACCGCCGCCGGCCCCGTACTACACCGCCCTGCCACCGGACCGGAAGCGCTCCTTCGACCTGGCCTTCTCCGGCCCGGCGGATTCTGGCGACGACGTCTCGACGGGCGCCGGGACCGTACGAGTACGGCGGCAGGGCTGCGACGCCGAGGCCCGCCGCGCTCTGACCGGCGACGTCACGGTGTGGGCCCGCATGTACTACACACCCGAAGCCCTCAACGGCCGCCTCGACGCCAAGGTACCCAAAGCCCGGGAGTACACAGCCGCGATGTCTGCCTGGCGTTCGTGCATGGCGGCACGCGGACACGCATACCGGACTCCAGAGGAGGCGCGAGATTCACTCAACCGGCGCTTCCTGGAGAACAAAGACCGAAAGGGTGCGTCGAAGGAAGAATTCCGGAAGCGCGAGAAACAGGTCGCCGTAGCAGACGGAGAATGCGCCATCGAGGCTGATGTCCCCGGAGCAGCTGTGCGGGTGCGACGCGGACTCATCGCCACTCTTCCCAAGAAGGACCAAGCAGCCTTGGCCGAGTTGGCGAGCTACCAGAGCGAAGCGGTGAAACGGGCAGAGACGCTCCTCGGCCGGTGACTCGGGCCCGCGGCAGCGTGCGGTCCTCGAAAGATGCCTGGGCCAACGAATCAACGAGGAGGACTCGGTCCGCCGCGGCGAGGGCCGGGAGTCCAGTGACCCCCTGCTCGGCAGGGTGCTGAGTGAGCCCCGGCCCGTCGGCTTGGTCCTCGGCGCCCGCTTTCCCCGCTCGCCGTCAAGCCGAGGTGCCTGCAGGCCAAGCGGACCCGAGGACGCGGAGCTCGACCGTTGGAAGGTGGGGCAAGTTCAACGTCGCGACGAATGGCGCACCATGAGTTCGGTCGGTATCACGTGTTCGACCGGTTGGTGTGACTCGATCCCCTCGATGGCATCGATGAGGAGCTGGATCGCGGTCGTGCCGATGCGCTTCGGTTTGAGGGAGGGTGTGGTGATGGGCGGTTCGGTGGTGGCGTACGCGGTGGACTCGCTGCAGCACACGAGCAGCAGGTCGTCCGGGACGCGCAGGCCGTACCGGCGGGCGGCGGCGAGGACATCGGTGCCGTTCGGGTCGAAGAGCCCGTAGACGGCGTCGGGCCGGTCGGGGCGAGCCAGGAGCCGGTCGGCGGCGACGGCGCCTGCGCCTGCGCCTGCGCACGGATCGTGTGCGGGATAGGACTTGTAGACCGGATCCGGGCCCACACGCTCGCACCAGCGCAGGCATGTGGTCGTGGACAGGCCGGTGTACGTGTCCGTGGTCGTCCCGGTGAGCATGCCGATGCGGCGGGCGCCGGCGTCGGCCAGGTGGTCGAGGACGCCGAGTACGGCGGCCTCGTGGTCGTTGTCGACCCAGGCGGTGACCTGGGGTGTACCGGCCGGACGGCCTACGGAAACGACCGGAAGTCCCTGCCGCATCAGTTCACTGACGACGGGACCCTGGCCGGAAGGGTCGATGACGACCGTGCCGTCGAGAGCCACGTTGGACCACACATCAAGAGTGGCTCGCACGCCTCCGGCCGGAGCTCCCCGCCTGCACATTCCTTGACTTTCTCCTCGTAGGACTTCGCGCAGCCGACCGCGCTCACGGCGAGCAGCAGGCAGGTGGCGAGCAGGGCGACGATGGTGCGGACTATGGTTTTCCCCGGGGTGTGTGAGGCGGAGCGCAGCGGTGCGGGATGCCGACGAGTGCGGAAACAGTGAAGGCCCCACCACATCGTGGGCGCGCCGAGGTGCGCGCCAGCTCTGTGGTTCGGGTTCGAGGTGTGGACGCCTTAGCTGCCGCACCCATAAAGATCCAATAACGGACATCTCTGTCATCGCTCGCGCCGCGCGAAGGTCGCAGCTGCGGCAACGGCACGCCGACGAGGAGAAGTTGGCGACGGATCTGCGGGTATCTGCCCCTTTAGGGGCTCTTGGTTACTAGATACTCATGAAAGTTCTATAAGTTCACCGCTGGTAGCGTCCGTGCCTGTTCATTCAAGATCAACCGCTCGGAGTTCCTCAAGTGAATCGCTCGCTGGCCGCCAGTGCCACGGCAGTTGCCGTACTCGCCCTCAGTGCCCTGACCACTTCCTCGGCCCAAGCCGACGCGGCCAGCGAGCGCCTACAGAAGTCGATCGATGAGCAGATAGCCGAGTACGGCGGAACGCAAGTCTCGGACTACGCCGTTGCCTACGATGACGGCGCCGTTGTCGTGTTCCCCAACCCGGTGACTGGCGAGGCCCCAGACAACCTCGGAACGGGAACTCGTACCGCCCAGGCGCAGAGCTATGACCTGGATACCAACCCGAACGACAACATCGGTCTGCGATCCGCAGTACAGGGCTGCCCCTCGGGCTGGACCCCCAACTCGGACTGGTTCTGCTTCTACCAGTACAAGAATTTCAAGGGAAAGCGATGGCAGTTCAAGGACACCAGCGTTGGCTATGCAGCGAACTGGGGTTTCGACAACAAAACGTCTTCGTGGGTGAATAACCGCTCCGACTGGGTTATCGACACCTACCGTATCCTTGACTCGAAGTGCCGGGGGAAGGACTCCATGTTCGTCATGGGACACGGCAAGTCCTCGGCAGTGGACTCCAGGGTGGACAACAAGCTCACGGCCTGGAAGGCCCAGCACGTCAAGAACTGGCCTGGTTGCAGCTGACCTGAGCTGGTAGAAGGTAGAAGGAGGAACCCCTATGTCTAAGCTGCGAATTGCTATCGCTGTATCCAGCGTCGCTGCCATGGCTTTCGGTGTTTACGGCTTGTTGTGGGCGCCGGAGCCTGGCGCCACATCTCACTCTGTGGGTAGCTACTTGGATAACCGCTGAGGTATCCAGGCGTTTAGTGAAGAGGCCCGTCGCGACTGGGGGTAGCGCGGCGGGGCCTCATGCCGGGCCCCCGGCGCGTACTTGCAGTGTGACGGCTCAGCCCTTCTTGGCTCCCGGAACGGGCTCAGGCCCTCCGTATGTCTCGTACGATGGCCCGTCGATGACTCCTGTCCGCACATCGGTGCTGAGTGGCCAGGACCAGCAGGCGGAGGTCAACGAGCCCTGCAGCAGCCACATTAAGGTGTGTTTGAGGTACTGACCTCACGTATGTCTACATGTGTCACGATCTGCGGATGGCTCGTGGAGATCTGACTGACGCACAGTGGGTGCGTCTGCATGCCCCGCCGTGGCGGCGGCCGCCCCAGGACCAGGCCCGTTCACGTACTGGCCGACCGGGCCTATTCCTCCCGTGA
This Streptomyces sp. NBC_01283 DNA region includes the following protein-coding sequences:
- a CDS encoding ArsR/SmtB family transcription factor gives rise to the protein MRGGRLLRLHFTAEDLLRVTFAADPAPLMELGFAVALLQRGAVAQFARWQRKTREAFPREATALFGLVPPTARGPMFLDPLSEGLEDGLYRIRATPPARVRAELDRVYPAHRPVTPWIKDLAAQERDAWQILEHALRTAHSALINESWSRIEAGFQAERAWRTRLLARDGIRTTLAGLAGGGRWEGTTLVFPRPDDTAVALSGHGVVLLPSVLWSRPMVALHDDAPSILIYPGVTALPLLEEGPADPLRVLLGRTRAAILDLLPREHSTSDIAKELGISKSSASEHTKILRDARLIVTQRDGKAVWHSCTPLGLELLRGAGSAG
- a CDS encoding peptidase inhibitor family I36 protein, translating into MRKTLAAAAGSTLLVLGGLTAAPATANSDESAEPLITCAAGDTCFWVNSNYGGARGRVAGDNPNFRSFTQSQCPGGTWNDCISSIANRGRDCTVYYWTDAGYNGRYHSLGRNDQVPDFGAAPPVGYNDPAFNDTISSNHWCKPK
- a CDS encoding peptidase inhibitor family I36 protein, coding for MNRSLAASATAVAVLALSALTTSSAQADAASERLQKSIDEQIAEYGGTQVSDYAVAYDDGAVVVFPNPVTGEAPDNLGTGTRTAQAQSYDLDTNPNDNIGLRSAVQGCPSGWTPNSDWFCFYQYKNFKGKRWQFKDTSVGYAANWGFDNKTSSWVNNRSDWVIDTYRILDSKCRGKDSMFVMGHGKSSAVDSRVDNKLTAWKAQHVKNWPGCS